In Buchnera aphidicola (Floraphis choui), the genomic stretch ACATTTAAAACATAGTTAAAATGATGTTTCATTTTTGTTAAACAATAAATATGAGGAAATATTTTTATGAATGTTTTAATTTCTGAAGCTTTTTCTGCTAACAGTAATATTCAACAAAATAGTCTATATTCATTATTATATATGTCGCTATTTTTTTTATCAATTTTTTATTTTTTAATTTTTCGTCCTCAAAAAAATAAAGTCAAAAAACATAGAGCTCTCATTAATTCTCTTTCCAAAGGAGATGAAATATTGACTGCTAGCGGTTTTATAGGAAAAGTTAAAAGAATTACTACAATAGGATATATTTTATTAGAATTAAATAATAATGTTGAAGTATTAATAAAAGATGATTATATTTTATCAGTATTACCAAAAGGTACCTTAAAAATTATTTAGTTTTAAAATAATGTGAAAGAAAATTATATTGTTTTAGGATTAATTTACTCATATTTAAATTTGTATTAAAATATTTTGTTTATACGAATAGATTTTTCGAAAAAACATAATTAGGTTTTTCGAAAATGTATATTAGAATTGTTTAACGTTTTAAAAAAGTAATATATTCATTATTTTAATTCGAAAATAAAGAATAAAAGTGCATTATATTTTAATTAAATGAACGAGAAATCAGAGATTTTTTATGAATTATATACGATACTATTAAACATAAAAAGTTATATCTCTTTCTTCTTACAAAAATTATCCTAAGTTTTTAAATATTTTAGCATAAAATTCAACACGTTTAGGTTCAAATTTATTAGGTAGAGCTTACTTTTTATTGAAAATAAATGTTGATTATATATCTAAGTAATACTAATTCAATATAAAGCGACATTTTTTAGATTATATTATTAAAAATGATTACATAAATATAGATATAAAAAATTAAAAATGACAGTATAAAAACTAGCTCAAAAGAATCATACATGTCAATTAAGTATTTTAGAATTTATTGATATAAGCAATTCAATCTTAATTACATTACCGTGGAATTACTTAGTTTAAATAATAGCATTTAAATAAAGGAAATTCTTAGTATTAATATAATGATAGAATTTCATTTAGTATAATACAGGTATTACTTCAATACGAAAATAGTGATGTTTTTAATTATTATAAATTATATTAGGTTAGATGATGTTAATTTAATATTACTTTATAATAACACATTTATTATAGAAAATGTATTTTAGACTCTAATTATATAATAAATTATTTAAATAAAGTTAAGGTTGATATAAAATCAAATAATTTGGTCGGCAATATTGCATCGAATGTTACTAAAAATAATATAGAAAATATATAGTTATATTTTTGTAGAATATATTAATAGTAACGTTTATATTAATAAAAATATATTTTTAAGAAGAAAAAGTATTCTTGATATAGCTAAAATTGATTTAGTATCGGATTATTCATTTAAGATTTTTGAGATACGTGATATTTCTGAAGTAAAAGTTGTCTATTCTACCTAAATTAGAATCGTTTTCTTCTCTTATTATAGTAATATAAAAAATACTATTTGTTAGTATTCTTTATCGATTTAAATGTATTGATTAATGAGCGTATGCGAGAATAAACAATGATAATTTATGTATTCCGTGAAGTAATATGAAAAGGTTGTTTATAATTTAGTTTTAGTATGTTTAATGTAAATATTATTATGTTAATGATATCTTTAATTTTGTATTGGTTCTGATATTATAAAAATTTTATTATAACTATATAGTAGGAATTTTACTTCGTTATTTAGTTCTTTATTTATTACTAGAATTATAATTCAAGTTTTTATTCTAAAAATAAAATTAATGATTTGTCTATATAAGAATTAATGTATTTCTCATTTTTATAAGATAAATATATTGAAACGAAATAAATTAGTATATAACTTTTTATGTTGGAAAATTGTTTATATATCAATGATTTATTTATTATTTTTAATAGATAATGTTACAATTTTGATTTAATTAGAGTATTGATTTTATAGGAAGCTTTTATAAAAATTTATTGTAATTTATTAATATAAATAAATAAAATATTAAATATTTTAAAAATATTGGACTACGAAATATTTAAGTAAATTATTTTAGAGAAATGAATGATATTATTATATGTTATTTATATTTATCTATTTCCTATGATTTAATTCTCTCATAGGTTTTTTGTATTCCATAAATATCTACGATTTAATTTTGAAATTGTTTCTATCAAATATGTTAGTCTAGTATAAGATTATGATTTATTAAGATTCTTATATTTTTTTGATTTTATTTTTTATTTACTTTTTATATAGTTTTAAGATTTTTGTGAAGTTTGTTTATTGAAATTATATTATTTTTATTTCATGATGTTTATTAATTTTAAGCTTCATATCTGTATTTAAAATAGAAATTAGCCCTATTATTATAATATTTTTATTATCTAGTTTTATAATATTTAATAAATAATAGTATTGCAATTTCAGATCGAATTTGTAAAAGTTCTAATAGATTTAAAGGTTTATTATTTTGTGATATTTTAAACTTATCTTTTAACTTAAGTGTATTAAAAAATTAATAACTTTGGCTACTACATTTTCAGTAGCAGCGATGTTCTACTATTTTAGAAATGGATATTATTGAAAATTTTTCGTTTTACAATGATTGATTGGTATATTTATGAGAATATTATTTTATATTCATGTTTTTTCGTCATTATCGTTTCAGATTTATAAAATTACAAATAAAAATGTAAAATATAAATTTTAATAAAAATATGAAAAGTCTGCGATTATAAAAAATAAATTTTGTATTTTTTTTAATATAATTAACCTATTAGTTTTGATAGAAGTATTTATATCTTGTATTTTAACATTTTCAAAAAAATTGCATACTGGTTGATATAGATTATATAACTCTAATAATATAGATGGATAATCTTTATTTTCATGGAATAGTTGTATTTTTTTTTGTGTGTGTTCTAACAAAGAAATTATTATTTTTTCTTCTAATTTTTTTATGAGTTTTTTATTTATTTCTTCATGTAACGCTTCTGAAGATAGTTTTAGTATATTAGAAATTCTTTTATGAATTAAGATTAGCGATTTTAAAGTATTTGAATTATATATTTTAGAAATAGCTTTTATTCTAAGATCTAGGTCTATTAAATATGGAACTTCGCATATTAGTACAGATTTTATGATTATGGGAACATATTTTTGTTTTATATATATAAAATACATTTTTTCTAAAACAAATTTTTTTAAATTTTCTAATATAGCGTTTTTGTTTTGAATATTATTATCATATATATTTAATGATTTTTTAAATAATTTAAATAAATTAATAGATATTTTTTTTGTTAAAATGATTCTTATAATTCCAATAACTAGTCTTCTCAAAGAAAATGGATCTTTATCTCCAGAAGTAGAATTTTTTCCAATGAAAAACAATCCAACTAAAGTATCGATTTTATCTGCTAATGCTAAAGAATAAGAAATAGGATGTGATGGAATTATATCTTGAGAAAATTTAGGAAGATAATGTTCTTGTATAGCAATTGCTATATCTTTGTGTATACCATTATTTAATGCATAATACATTCCTATTATTCCTTGCATTTTAGGAAATTCAAAGACTATATCGGTAATTAAATCACATTTACATAAGTTTGCTGCTTGAATGCAATCTTTGAGATTAGCTTTAGTAAATTTTGTTATCCAAGAAATTAAATATTTTATTCTATTTGTTTTATCATAAAGAGATCCTAAAGAGTGTTGAAAAATGACGTTTTTTAATAATGGTTGATACTTTTTAAATGGTATTTTTTGGTCTTTTTTAAAAAAAAATTCTGCATCAGAAAATCGAGAATTTAATACTTTAATGTTTCCAAGAATAATGTTTTTAGGATATTTTGATTCAACATTTGATATAATAATAAAGTTATTTGTTAATTTGTTATTGTGATCATATATAGTAAAGTATTTTTGTTGATTTTCCATAATGTGTATTAAAATTTCGTTTGGGAGATCAAGAAATTTTTTATTAAATTTAGCTAGAAGAACAATAGGCCATTCTACTAGTGAAGTTATTTCATCTAATAATTGATCTCTTATTTTTAAATGTCCTCCAAAAGAATTAGCAATTTTTTTAGATTCTATTTTAATTTTATTTTTTCTTATATTATAATCAGCAATAATTTTTCCAAATTTCAATAATATTTCTGGATATTCGTTTGCATGAGAAATATTAATTACATTATTTTTCATAAAACGATGTCCATAAAGTAATCTATTAGTTTGTATTCCTAAGATTTCTGCTTTTATAATTTTATTATCTAATAGCATGACTACGTTTCGAATTGGTCGAGAAAATTGTATATTGCTTATATTCCATTTCATGAAGTTAGGAACAGAACTATTTTTAATAGAAAAAATAGATATTTCTATAAGTTTTTCTTCGATTGTTCGATTATTAGTATAGTGTTCATAATATAACCATTCTTTTTTTTTATTTTTTATTCGAGATGTTTTATCTATTGTAATTCCTAATTTTTTTATCCAATGTTGTGTTGATGGAGTAGGATTTCCTAAAGCATCAAAAGCGTTTGAGATAGAAGGTCCTTTATATTTTTTTTTAAGTGTTATTATATTTGTATTTAACTCTTCTATTTTTATAGCTATTCGCCTTGGTGTAGCAAACCACAATATTTTTTTATATTGTATATGATTTTTAGTTAGTAAAAGAATTACATTGTTTCTAAAAGATTTAGCTATGTTTTGTAATGATTTCTGAGGTAATTCTTCAGTTCCAATTTCTATTAAAAACGTTTTATTCATATTTAGTAAGATCCTTATTTATTTTTTTGTAAGAGATTTTAATTTTTTTCTTTATTATAGTGTTGTTTAGCAATTTTCTTTATAATACTTCTAATATTTAAAATATTTTGTTGTCGTTCAGTAGTAGATAAAGCTCTTTTTGCGTCTAATAAGTTAAAATAATGTATTCCATATAACATATGTTCGTATGCTGGTAATAATAAAGGAGAAGGTAGATTCATTATTGTTTTTGCTTCTTGAATATGTATTTTAAACAAATTAGAACAAATATTGATATTAGAATATTCAAAATTGTATATAGAATGTTCTAGTTCATTTTGAAAAAATAACTCACCATAGGTGATATTTATTTCGTTTGTATTCCATACAATATCGTATATATTTTTTTTATTTTGTATATGAAGTGCTATTCGTTCTAATCCGTATGTTATTTCAGTAGGAATTGGATCACAATTAATTCCCCCCATTTGTTGAAAATAAGTAAATTGTGTAATCTCCATACCATTAATCCATACTTCCCATCCTTGTCCACATGCTCCTAACGTTGGGTTTTCCCAATTGTCTTCTATAAATCGTATATCGTTATTTTTTAGGTCTATGTTTAAAATTTGTAATGATTGTAAATATAGATTTTGAATATTATCTGGTGTAGGTTTGATTAGAACTTGAAATTGATAATAGTGTTGTAATCGATTGGGATTATTACCGTATCTTCCATCAGATGGTCTCCTTGATGCTTGAACGTATGCAATAGAAGTAGGTTTAGAACCAATCGCTCCGAAGAACGTTTTATGGTGGAATGTTCCGGCGCCTATAGGTATATCTAATGGTTGAATAATAGTGCAACTTTGGTTTTGCCAATAATTTTTTAATATAAAAATAATTTGATGAAATGTTATAAGATTATTCATTTTATTTTCCAGTTTTGTTATACGAAAATACATGATATTATAAAATGTTTTTATAAATTTTTATAAAATGTTTATATTAATAGTTGATAAATTTTAAAATTTTGTGGTAATTTGTAGTAGTATTCTCATTTAAAATGTAAATTATTATTAATATATATTTTAACTTTATTTAAAAATTTTTATTTCGTAATTTTTATAAAACAATTTAATTTTAATAAATACTTTTTAAAAGTCTTACTTTATTTTAAAATAATATTATTTAGGAATAATAATGAGATATATAGGAGCTCATGTTAGTACATTAGGAGGTTTGGATCAAGCAGTTATTAGAGCAAGGAACTTAGGAGCTACTGCTTTTGCATTATTTATAGATAATCCTTTAAAGTGGAGCGTAATAACATTAAAAGATAAAAATGTTGAAAGTTTTAAAGTAGCATGTAAAAATTTTAATTATTCGTCTAATCAAATTTTACCTCATAGTGGTTATTTAATTAATTTAGGTCATCCTTATGACGATAATTTGTATCAATCTAGATTAGCTTTTGTCAATGAAATATTGAGATGTCAAATATTAGGGTTAAAATTTTTAAACTTTCATCCTGGAAGTCATTTATGCAAAATTAGTGAAAAAAAATGTTTAGAAAGAATTTCTGATTCAATTAATATAGCATTAGAAAAAACCATTAAAGTTAAATTAGTAATAGAAAATACAGCTGGTCAAGGAACAAATGTAGGATATTCTTTTGAACATTTAATATTTATTATTAACAAAATAGAAGATAAAAATCGTATTGGAATATGTTTAGACACATGTCATTTATTTTCTTCTGGATATGATTTACGAACAATATTATCATGTGAGCAAGTTTTTAAACATTTTGATAATACAATAGGATTAAATTATTTATGTGGTATGCATTTTAACGATTCTAAATCAAAATTTAATAGTCGTATTGATCGACATCATAATTTAGGAAAAGGAAATATCGGGAGATTAGCGTTTGATTGGATCATAAAAAATATTAATTGTGAAAATATTCCAATTATATTGGAAACTAAAGATAAAACATTATGGAAAGAAGAAATTCATTGGTTAAATTCATTGTAAAATATACATTTTAATAATGTTTATATAATGTATTTTTATAAAAATACATTATAGATAATAATTTATTATTTTATATTTATAGCAAGTGGTGTATTTATGTATTTAATTTGATAAAGTGGAAAATAAATGATAACTATTAATGTAGATAAACGTAAAAAAGAGGGTAAAAGTGCCAGTCGTCGATTACGTTTAAAAAATAAATTTCCAGCTGTAATATATTGTAATTCAGAGCCTAACATTTGTATAGAATTAGATCATAATATTATTTGTAATATAGTTCTTAATTCTGATATTTATAAAGAAAAAATTCTATTATTAATCGATAATGTCAAATATAAAGTTAAAATACAATCAATACAACGACATGCTTTTAAAGCTAAAATTATACATATGGATTTTTTAAAAATATAATAATTTTAAATATCGGCACGTGCAAGTACGATAGATTAAAATACCAATTTTAAAAATTAGCAATTTAAAAGTTAAAATATGTCGTGCCGATACAAATTAATTTTAACAATTTATAAAGATTTAAAGTTATTATAATTAATAATTTGATAAGTATAGATTTTCATAAATAATTTTTTGTGTATTTTATAACAATTTCATTTTTAATAATTTTAAAAAATAGTTTTTGGATAAAAATATAACGTGAGTATAATAGTAGTTCCTAATGTTAAATTCAATATAGATAAAAATATTAGTACTTTTTTATTAAAAAAAATTTTTTGTTTAGTAAAATTATTTTTTTGTATTTTTAGAATTTTCCAAATTAGCCATAAACCTAGCCAAATTAATATAATTGAGGAAAAAACCAGAAATTTAAAACTTGAATTTTCTTTTATTTTTGTGACGTTAATTGCTATTCCAGTTACAATTCCTGGAAAAAAATATATAGGAGGCCATAATATACATCCAAATATGGAAGAAGCAAAGAACTTTTTTAGAGATAAGTTTAACATCCCGCATACCATAGGAATTAAAGGTCTAGTAGGCCCGATAAACTTTCCTATTAATATTGTAGCAGCAGTATAATTATTTAAAGTATTTGTTATTTTTTCTACAATTGTTTTGTTTTTTTTTAATAAATAAAGATTGTTTAAATATGTTTTAAATTTCCAACCAAGATAATATGAAATTGAATCTCCACATATGCAACCAATAAACCCTGCTATCCAAGAAGGATAAAAATTTAATGTTCCATTTCCTATTAGTGTTCCTAAAGCAGCCATAAGTATGATTCCAGGAAGGAATAAACCTACTAACGCTAGAGATTCTAGAAATGCTACTATTATAATTATAGGAAATGAATAAAAAATAGATTGTTTTACTAAGTATAAAAACCAGTCTTCCATATTTTCTCATTTTTATTTATAAAAGGTTGAATGATAACGAAATCTATTAAGAGCATGAATGATAGTCTTGAAATTTTTAGAAAAGTATTTTATAAGTATTTCATAGTAAAATAATTATAATACTTTTGTTGACTGTGGATGATGTATATTTTAAATTTGTTATTTATATAAATAAATATAACGTTTTATATAGTAATTTTAATGTGTTAATAGTTTTGTGGTATCGTGAATAACTAATTATATGTATAGTATATAAAAACGTTTTTAATCTCAAGCAAATATTATAATAAATGTTTACACTTATATTAAAATATTGTAGTTAAAATTATTTATAGAAATTAACAAAATTTATATAAATAGATATATAGTATTTTTAATGTTATTGATTTTTATACAAGTATAAAATTGTTTAAATTAAAGAATAAATGTATGAACTTATTTTAAATATGTGTTAGTAATTTTAAAAATTTTAACTTCAAAATTTTGTTAAATATAGGTGTATTATTATTTTGTCACTTATAATGTATCGTATTTTAAATTGTAGGTAATATGATTAAATATAATAAGCACATTATCAAAAGAAGGTTG encodes the following:
- a CDS encoding DedA family protein, producing MEDWFLYLVKQSIFYSFPIIIIVAFLESLALVGLFLPGIILMAALGTLIGNGTLNFYPSWIAGFIGCICGDSISYYLGWKFKTYLNNLYLLKKNKTIVEKITNTLNNYTAATILIGKFIGPTRPLIPMVCGMLNLSLKKFFASSIFGCILWPPIYFFPGIVTGIAINVTKIKENSSFKFLVFSSIILIWLGLWLIWKILKIQKNNFTKQKIFFNKKVLIFLSILNLTLGTTIILTLYFYPKTIF
- the nfo gene encoding deoxyribonuclease IV, whose amino-acid sequence is MRYIGAHVSTLGGLDQAVIRARNLGATAFALFIDNPLKWSVITLKDKNVESFKVACKNFNYSSNQILPHSGYLINLGHPYDDNLYQSRLAFVNEILRCQILGLKFLNFHPGSHLCKISEKKCLERISDSINIALEKTIKVKLVIENTAGQGTNVGYSFEHLIFIINKIEDKNRIGICLDTCHLFSSGYDLRTILSCEQVFKHFDNTIGLNYLCGMHFNDSKSKFNSRIDRHHNLGKGNIGRLAFDWIIKNINCENIPIILETKDKTLWKEEIHWLNSL
- the rplY gene encoding 50S ribosomal protein L25, whose amino-acid sequence is MITINVDKRKKEGKSASRRLRLKNKFPAVIYCNSEPNICIELDHNIICNIVLNSDIYKEKILLLIDNVKYKVKIQSIQRHAFKAKIIHMDFLKI
- the glyS gene encoding glycine--tRNA ligase subunit beta codes for the protein MNKTFLIEIGTEELPQKSLQNIAKSFRNNVILLLTKNHIQYKKILWFATPRRIAIKIEELNTNIITLKKKYKGPSISNAFDALGNPTPSTQHWIKKLGITIDKTSRIKNKKKEWLYYEHYTNNRTIEEKLIEISIFSIKNSSVPNFMKWNISNIQFSRPIRNVVMLLDNKIIKAEILGIQTNRLLYGHRFMKNNVINISHANEYPEILLKFGKIIADYNIRKNKIKIESKKIANSFGGHLKIRDQLLDEITSLVEWPIVLLAKFNKKFLDLPNEILIHIMENQQKYFTIYDHNNKLTNNFIIISNVESKYPKNIILGNIKVLNSRFSDAEFFFKKDQKIPFKKYQPLLKNVIFQHSLGSLYDKTNRIKYLISWITKFTKANLKDCIQAANLCKCDLITDIVFEFPKMQGIIGMYYALNNGIHKDIAIAIQEHYLPKFSQDIIPSHPISYSLALADKIDTLVGLFFIGKNSTSGDKDPFSLRRLVIGIIRIILTKKISINLFKLFKKSLNIYDNNIQNKNAILENLKKFVLEKMYFIYIKQKYVPIIIKSVLICEVPYLIDLDLRIKAISKIYNSNTLKSLILIHKRISNILKLSSEALHEEINKKLIKKLEEKIIISLLEHTQKKIQLFHENKDYPSILLELYNLYQPVCNFFENVKIQDINTSIKTNRLIILKKIQNLFFIIADFSYFY
- the yajC gene encoding preprotein translocase subunit YajC; its protein translation is MNVLISEAFSANSNIQQNSLYSLLYMSLFFLSIFYFLIFRPQKNKVKKHRALINSLSKGDEILTASGFIGKVKRITTIGYILLELNNNVEVLIKDDYILSVLPKGTLKII
- the glyQ gene encoding glycine--tRNA ligase subunit alpha gives rise to the protein MENKMNNLITFHQIIFILKNYWQNQSCTIIQPLDIPIGAGTFHHKTFFGAIGSKPTSIAYVQASRRPSDGRYGNNPNRLQHYYQFQVLIKPTPDNIQNLYLQSLQILNIDLKNNDIRFIEDNWENPTLGACGQGWEVWINGMEITQFTYFQQMGGINCDPIPTEITYGLERIALHIQNKKNIYDIVWNTNEINITYGELFFQNELEHSIYNFEYSNINICSNLFKIHIQEAKTIMNLPSPLLLPAYEHMLYGIHYFNLLDAKRALSTTERQQNILNIRSIIKKIAKQHYNKEKN